A genomic segment from Necator americanus strain Aroian chromosome III, whole genome shotgun sequence encodes:
- a CDS encoding hypothetical protein (NECATOR_CHRIII.G12660.T1): MDETDLNRAEVGDLIFLAKNSTSCAFERAVSDAASSPYYHVGIIVHDNHVVHALPRGVLYQTVIDMVADCEPDRVEIVYVKAKKSAKIRAAKYAEKKIGMPYNDLFSPDCINSDGVESYYCSQLVTEAYHGEIEFPEHKLNFKDENGEILEYWKEYYETRGRPVPQDEPGSHPASIRRAPELEMRLTRHLQKCMLDSKGVTEALHFVGGAQVNFNTGKKFSVVEPRSGKRLADCHAATAEDVSNVVETAFKALPIWSGMSWLERGAVLRKTAELLKKNCEEIAHWECVDNGKPITEARMDVLSCIDTFSYYAGAGQSLVGQHIPLSRDRFAYTKREPLGVVGCIGAWNYPIQTCTWKVAPALACGNAVVYKPSPLAPVSAVLLGQILHMAGLPSGTYNVIQGGAETGSALIQNPLVKKISFTGSVPTGKKIMQGCASRNVKPVTLELGGKSSLIILDDSDIDSAVSGAMMANFYSQGQVCSNASKVLVHRSIVADFVAKLREKTSAMRVGDPLEEDTKVGAHISREHMERVKKYIDGAVADGARIVCGGDAVQVTGLEDGFYLSPCVLTDIRKEMAVYREEIFGAVLLVIPFDTDDEAIDIANDTTMGLAAGVFTKDLARAHSIVDRLHAGNVYVNTFNDVSPFVPFGGYDDSGFGRENGTAAIEHYTQIKSVFVSTAATLPNPF, translated from the exons ATGGACGAAACAGATCTGAACCGAGCAGAGGTCGGTGATCTGATATTCCTAGCGAAAAACAGCACTTCGTGCGCGTTCGAACGAGCAGTATCTGACGCCGCATCGTCTCCATACTATCATGTAGGGATAATCGTACACGACAACCATGTCGTGCACGCGTTACCGCGCGGCGTACTTTATCAAACTGTAATTGACATGGTCGCTGATTGTGAGCCGGATCGAGTGGAAATCGTATACGTAAAAGCTAAGAAGTCGGCAAAAATCAGAGCAGCTAAATAcgcggagaaaaaaatcggcaTGCCCTATAACGATTTATTCTCACCAGATTGTATAAATTCCGATGGTGTAGAATCATACTACTGTAGTCAACTGGTAACCGAAGCGTATCATGGTGAAATTGAATTCCCCGAACATAAACTGAAttttaaagatgaaaatggggaaattttggaGTATTGGAAAGAGTACTATGAGACAAGGGGCAGACCTGTCCCACAAGATGAACCTGGATCTCATCCTGCGTCAATTCGCAGAGCACCCGAATTGGAGATGCGACTCACCAGACACCTTCAGAAGTGTATGCTTGATAGTAAAGGTGTCACGGAGGCGCTGCACTTTGTCGGTGGTGCTCAAGTGAATTTCAATACTGGCAAGAAGTTCAGCGTCGTTGAGCCAAGAAGTG GAAAAAGATTAGCGGACTGCCATGCTGCCACAGCGGAAGATGTATCGAATGTGGTTGAGACAGCCTTCAAGGCACTACCGATATGGTCTGGAATGAGTTGGCTGGAACGTGGTGCTGTTCTGAGAAAAACTGCTGAG CTTCTTAAAAAGAATTGCGAAGAAATTGCCCATTGGGAATGTGTTGATAATGGAAAACCGATAACAGAAGCTCGAATGGATGTGCTCAGTTGTATCGACACCTTTAGTTATTACGCAGGGGCAG GTCAATCGCTTGTAGGACAGCACATTCCGCTTAGTCGCGATCGATTTGCCTACACAAAACGCGAACCGCTTGGAGTGGTTGGATGCATAG GAGCATGGAATTACCCAATCCAAACATGTACTTGGAAAGTAGCACCAGCGTTAGCTTGTGGTAATGCAGTCGTTTACAAGCCGAGTCCTCTAGCACCTGTGTCAGCAGTTCTGCTCGGTCAGATCTTGCATATGGCTGGACTTCCATCGGGGACCTACAACGTCATCCAA GGTGGTGCTGAAACCGGCAGTGCTCTTATTCAGAATCCActggtgaaaaaaatctctttcacAGGAAGTGTGCCGACGGGGAAAAAGATCATGCAG GGTTGTGCATCCAGAAATGTTAAGCCGGTGACACTGGAATTAGGTGGGAAGTCATCGCTAATCATTTTGGATGACTCTGACATCGATTCGGCTGTTTCTGGCGCAATGATGGCGAATTTTTATAGCCAAGGACAAGTATGCTCAAATGCCAGTAAG GTACTGGTACATCGATCAATAGTTGCTGATTTCGTCGCCAAGCTGCGTGAGAAGACGTCTGCTATGCGCGTTGGAGATCCGCTAGAAGAAGACACGAAAGTTGGCGCTCATATTTCGCGCGAACATATGGAGCGTGTCAAAAAATACATTGATG GTGCCGTTGCGGATGGCGCACGGATCGTTTGCGGCGGCGATGCGGTACAGGTTACCGGCCTTGAAGACGGCTTCTATCTATCCCCATGTGTTCTTACGGACATCCGCAAGGAAATGGCTGTTTACCG TGAGGAGATATTCGGCGCGGTACTTCTTGTGATACCTTTTGATACGGACGATGAGGCTATAGATATTGCTAACGATACAACGATGGGTCTAGCCGCTGGAGTTTTTACAAA GGATTTGGCACGTGCTCATTCCATAGTTGATCGACTACATGCCGGGAATGTCTATGTGAACACTTTCAACGACGTCT CACCATTTGTTCCGTTCGGCGGCTACGATGATTCAGGATTCGGACGTGAAAATGGTACCGCGGCTATCGAACACTATACACAGATTAAGTCGGTTTTTGTGTCAACAGCAGCGACACTGCCGAATCCTTTctaa
- a CDS encoding hypothetical protein (NECATOR_CHRIII.G12661.T2) — translation MDDDGSGTGGSLGGLGYWKQNLYLLQERAPKPVPVLCNRIIENRPPQYGDEFHGLIDRVEADRMLMEVGEGAFLVRESRRSQDAFTLCMMFDGRVLNYKLYYDGTHYVGEKRFETMELLVADGLISMFMDKHASDYIKRMADEAIYEHSPYMQYTKTAERKPVARSHSFTQHTFKMPHYCDYCRNFMWGLVQQGVRCEDCGFAAHKRCSEHTLPDCRPEARYVKRMFAVDLTTLCLAHSTPIPPVVTKCIQEVEARGLNVEGIYRVSGSHDHMEKLKRQFDSQQAVDLNQVDDIHTVCGLLKLYLRLLPQQLVPFSVYKALLAAFANARSVHEKTRACRKALEELSEANAVTLNALLIHLRKVAEHSAQNKMSVENISTIFSPTLFCTGATPSLPQQQHMLLHFMIRTPRIVPYVLIGGTVTYAFIYTCNLHFSNACRATSDSSNSTNL, via the exons ATGGACGATGATGGCAGCGGAACCGGTGGTTCACTAG GTGGTCTAGGTTATTGGAAGCAGAATCTTTATCTTCTCCAAGAACGTGCACCTAAACCAGTTCCTGTTCTATGCAATCGAATCATAGAGAACCGACCACCACAATACGGAGACGAGTTTCATGGCTTGATCGACAGAGTCGAG GCGGATCGCATGCTAATGGAAGTTGGCGAAGGTGCTTTTTTAGTTCGGGAATCTCGAAGATCTCAAGATGCATTCACACTTTGTATGATGTTTGACGGACGTGTTCTTAATTATAAG TTATATTATGATGGTACTCACTATGTGGGAGAGAAAAGATTTGAAACTATGGAATTATTAGTTGCTGACGGCTTGATATCAATGTTTATGGACAAACATGCTTCGGATTACATCAAGCGAATGGCGGATGAAGCAATTTATGAACACAG CCCTTACATGCAATATACAAAAACCGCTGAACGAAAACCAGTAGCACGATCGCATAGTTTTACTCAACATACTTTCAAGATGCCTCATTATTGTGATTACTGTAGGAATTTCATGTGGGGTTTAGTGCAACAG GGTGTACGTTGTGAAGATTGTGGTTTTGCTGCACACAAGCGATGCTCAGAGCATACATTGCCGGATTGTAGACCAGAAGCTCGATATGTGAAAAGAATGTTTGCTGTAGATTTAACAACATTGTGTCTAGCACATTCAACGCCGATACCGCCCGTAGTAACAAAATGTATACAAGAG GTTGAAGCACGTGGACTCAATGTTGAAGGTATATATCGTGTATCTGGGTCCCATGATCACatggaaaagttgaaaagacaATTCGATTCGCAACAAGCCGTTGATTTGAACCAG GTGGATGACATACATACAGTATGCGGTCTTCTCAAGCTTTACCTGAGGCTTTTACCGCAGCAACTCGTCCCGTTCAGTGTCTACAAAGCTTTACTGGCGGCCTTCGCCAATGCCCGAAGTGTTCATGAAAAGACTAGGGCCTGCAG AAAGGCTTTGGAAGAGCTTTCGGAAGCTAATGCAGTTACGTTGAACGCTTTGTTGATACATCTGCGAAAG GTAGCCGAACACAGTGCACAGAACAAAATGAGTGTCGAAAATATCTCGACAATATTTTCACCTACATTGTTCTGTACCGGTGCTACTCCATCACtgccacaacaacaacatatgCTATTGCATTTCATGATCCGAACACCACGGATAGTCCCATAT GTTCTTATAGGTGGCACAGTTACTTACGCTTTCATATACACTTGTAATCTCCATTTTTCCAATGCTTGTCGGGCGACCAGCGATTCATCGAATTCAACAAATTTGTGA
- a CDS encoding hypothetical protein (NECATOR_CHRIII.G12661.T1) produces the protein MDDDGSGTGGSLGGLGYWKQNLYLLQERAPKPVPVLCNRIIENRPPQYGDEFHGLIDRVEADRMLMEVGEGAFLVRESRRSQDAFTLCMMFDGRVLNYKLYYDGTHYVGEKRFETMELLVADGLISMFMDKHASDYIKRMADEAIYEHSPYMQYTKTAERKPVARSHSFTQHTFKMPHYCDYCRNFMWGLVQQGVRCEDCGFAAHKRCSEHTLPDCRPEARYVKRMFAVDLTTLCLAHSTPIPPVVTKCIQEVEARGLNVEGIYRVSGSHDHMEKLKRQFDSQQAVDLNQVDDIHTVCGLLKLYLRLLPQQLVPFSVYKALLAAFANARSVHEKTRACRKALEELSEANAVTLNALLIHLRKVAEHSAQNKMSVENISTIFSPTLFCTGATPSLPQQQHMLLHFMIRTPRIVPYV, from the exons ATGGACGATGATGGCAGCGGAACCGGTGGTTCACTAG GTGGTCTAGGTTATTGGAAGCAGAATCTTTATCTTCTCCAAGAACGTGCACCTAAACCAGTTCCTGTTCTATGCAATCGAATCATAGAGAACCGACCACCACAATACGGAGACGAGTTTCATGGCTTGATCGACAGAGTCGAG GCGGATCGCATGCTAATGGAAGTTGGCGAAGGTGCTTTTTTAGTTCGGGAATCTCGAAGATCTCAAGATGCATTCACACTTTGTATGATGTTTGACGGACGTGTTCTTAATTATAAG TTATATTATGATGGTACTCACTATGTGGGAGAGAAAAGATTTGAAACTATGGAATTATTAGTTGCTGACGGCTTGATATCAATGTTTATGGACAAACATGCTTCGGATTACATCAAGCGAATGGCGGATGAAGCAATTTATGAACACAG CCCTTACATGCAATATACAAAAACCGCTGAACGAAAACCAGTAGCACGATCGCATAGTTTTACTCAACATACTTTCAAGATGCCTCATTATTGTGATTACTGTAGGAATTTCATGTGGGGTTTAGTGCAACAG GGTGTACGTTGTGAAGATTGTGGTTTTGCTGCACACAAGCGATGCTCAGAGCATACATTGCCGGATTGTAGACCAGAAGCTCGATATGTGAAAAGAATGTTTGCTGTAGATTTAACAACATTGTGTCTAGCACATTCAACGCCGATACCGCCCGTAGTAACAAAATGTATACAAGAG GTTGAAGCACGTGGACTCAATGTTGAAGGTATATATCGTGTATCTGGGTCCCATGATCACatggaaaagttgaaaagacaATTCGATTCGCAACAAGCCGTTGATTTGAACCAG GTGGATGACATACATACAGTATGCGGTCTTCTCAAGCTTTACCTGAGGCTTTTACCGCAGCAACTCGTCCCGTTCAGTGTCTACAAAGCTTTACTGGCGGCCTTCGCCAATGCCCGAAGTGTTCATGAAAAGACTAGGGCCTGCAG AAAGGCTTTGGAAGAGCTTTCGGAAGCTAATGCAGTTACGTTGAACGCTTTGTTGATACATCTGCGAAAG GTAGCCGAACACAGTGCACAGAACAAAATGAGTGTCGAAAATATCTCGACAATATTTTCACCTACATTGTTCTGTACCGGTGCTACTCCATCACtgccacaacaacaacatatgCTATTGCATTTCATGATCCGAACACCACGGATAGTCCCATATGTGTGA
- a CDS encoding hypothetical protein (NECATOR_CHRIII.G12662.T1) has product MIAKFSVFSLGQQMMKKAVLLFGVLTYALADIYSCGGFVKSNVPIDYSKIQVKLLTPEGHLKHEEECNPQNGYYMIPIYNKGRYSLKVSAPEGWYFEPETFDFKLDGFNDPCSKNEDINFFLAGFSIHGVVDGGSGKGPTGLSLTLKQDGKVIDTATTTENGKYSFRAVAGKYEVSTGADSSVCISHGKAIVEVKNAPVLIKPDLRIAGYQFTASVMNKDRPLPGVRITLYSETMPELEKCKPITTPVSGIENVKFICPIGITSAEGQVIVPCLPSGVYFAKADYKDGETEFLFSPSVQEVHVKDHAVKVAFSVTGFTARGRVVVGGKGVAGAEVLVGGKKVTETDSNGYYTLSDLKEGTLEITAKAPHTVFSVEKNTLKLPHIKINDVKVEGFEVCGSVEKTASEQIATPLVLKRSNNADTVSIRPGSDGKFCKMVAPAKYTISPADVSSTLTPRSLDIDVTASSVHDLRFTHFKTDAVVLVTCIGTCETLSISLLHGGNVVDTVSGKDEFVFKNIGPGNYKVHINEGDRACWEQRELPLVVEKVRPQPVHFVQSGFSASIQLSHSAQLKWSHSDKKQLKGDVNAPAGLSSVCVPVQGRYHVHLISCMNFDPQQFDISVASDQVYEAKAMDAKITGAIKSTDGSGFIVKVKSGAGERDVSVSSNGVFAFHEPLTSNGDVVMTPHSATHLFDPPSFALRFRGDCAENVVTFIATKGIFIDGSITPPVSGVKITAKHEKDVNVYFETVSDSKGKYRIGPVRRVQDIKITAELDGYSFSEKPGHVGQILSMKLSKLTVVVSDMATSERLDDVLLSIVGEKDYRSNTMIDKNGEINFVGLAPGEYFLRAILQEYKFEPSTTTIAVKEGQHEHIELRGKRVSFSVFGRVREMSGAAVVGVIIEALSEQCDQHQSEATTTQDGSYRIRALKPSCQYRVSIKSGADGAAAPHCFPSQFEVRMTAEDLKGLDMVAAPYDLSTDLAVEMEFGTMTIPPLYRLYVQRDGETITQSVIHAPVTVFYLNNLPRDGREYSVRVEPDRQHQTFPAKTVFFTTDAPVRVVRIPITSSKRSGEVEISAGSLLALPFFGLLALVFFNQGRSLELFRSFISIVRPASPSVERKKRK; this is encoded by the exons ATGATAgctaaattttctgtttttag CTTGGGTCAACAGATGATGAAGAAGGCAGTTTTGTTGTTTGGAGTACTCACCTATGCCTTAGCAGATATTTATAGTTGTGGTGGATTTGTGAAGTCTAACGTACCAATCGATTATTCAAAGATCCAG GTCAAACTTCTAACTCCTGAAGGTCACTTGAAACATGAAGAGGAATGCAATCCACAAAACGGGTACTACATGATTCCAATATACAATAAGGGACGTTATTCGTTGAAAGTCTCAGCTCCAGAAGGATGGTATTTTG aaccaGAAACCTTCGACTTCAAACTCGACGGTTTCAATGATCCGTGCAGCAAGAACGAAGACATTAATTTCTTTCTGGCAG GATTTTCTATCCATGGAGTAGTTGATGGTGGATCGGGAAAAGGCCCAACTGGTCTCTCATTGACGTTAAAACAGGATGGAAAAGTCATTGATACTGCAACAACGACTGAAAATGGGAAGTATTCTTTCCGAGCTGTGGCAG gaaagtaCGAGGTATCAACGGGAGCTGATTCATCGGTGTGCATAAGTCATGGGAAGGCAATTGTTGAG GTGAAAAATGCTCCAGTACTAATAAAACCAGACCTCCGAATAGCTGGATATCAGTTTACTGCATCGGTAATGAACAAGGATCGTCCCCTACCTGGAGTGAGAATCACTCTCTATTCAGAGACAATGCCTGAG CTTGAAAAATGTAAACCTATCACTACTCCCGTCAGTGGAATAGAAAATGTAAAGTTCATCTGTCCGATCGGAATCACTTCTGCTGAGGGACAAGTTATCGTTCCTTGCTTACCATCAGGTGTATATTTCGCTAAAGCAGATTATAAAGATGGAGAAACGGAGTTTTTATTCTCACCTTCGGTACAAGAAGTTCACGTCAAAGATCATGCTGTTAAG GTTGCCTTCTCTGTGACCGGTTTCACAGCCCGTGGACGAGTCGTTGTGGGTGGGAAAGGAGTTGCTGGAGCTGAAGTTCTTGTGGGTGGGAAAAAAGTGACTGAAACCGATTCGAATGGTTATTATACGCTTAGTGATCTGAAG GAGGGAACTCTCGAGATCACCGCCAAAGCACCTCACACCGTGTTTAGCGTCGAAAAGAATACGTTAAAGCTGCCACACATTAAGATTAACGATGTTAAAGTCGAAGG GTTCGAAGTGTGTGGAAGTGTGGAAAAGACTGCCTCAGAACAGATAGCCACACCTCTGGTGTTGAAACGCAGCAATAATGCAGACACTGTTTCAATTCGGCCAGGATCGGATGGAAAATTCTGTAAGATGGTTGCTCCAGCGAAATATACTATTTCG CCTGCTGATGTATCTTCGACATTAACTCCGAGATCACTGGATATTGACGTAACGGCGAGCTCTGTTCATGATCTCCGTTTCACACATTTTAAGACGGATGCTGTAGTACTGGTCACCTGTATAG GCACCTGTGAAACGCTGTCCATCTCACTATTACATGGAGGAAATGTCGTTGATACAGTAAGTGGAAAGGACGAATTTGTCTTCAAGAATATCGGACCAGGAAATTACAAAG ttcacATCAATGAAGGCGATAGAGCGTGTTGGGAACAACGCGAACTTCCTCTGGTAGTCGAAAAAGTTCGCCCACAACCGGTGCATTTTGTGCAGAGCGGCTTCTCAGCCAGTATTCAGTTGAGTCACTCGGCACAGCTA AAATGGTCCCACAGCGATAAGAAACAGCTGAAAGGAGATGTCAACGCTCCAGCAGGGTTGTCGTCGGTTTGTGTGCCCGTTCAAGGACGCTATCATGTCCATCTGATTTCGTGCATGAATTTCGATCCTCAGCAATTCGACATCAGTG TTGCCTCGGATCAAGTCTATGAGGCGAAAGCTATGGATGCAAAAATAACGGGTGCTATCAAGAGTACTGATGGAAGTGGTTTTATTGTTAAAGTCAA gtctggcgccggtgaacGCGATGTCTCTGTAAGTTCAAACGGCGTATTTGCATTCCATGAGCCGCTTACTTCAAACGGAGATGTTGTGATGACACCACATTCGGCTACTCATCTTTTCGATCCACCCTCTTTTGCACTACGATTCag AGGTGACTGTGCAGAAAATGTTGTGACATTCATCGCTACTAAAGGGATTTTCATTGACGGATCGATAACACCACCAGTATCTGGAGTAAAG ATTACAGCAAAACACGAGAAAGATGTGAATGTTTACTTCGAAACGGTCTCGGATTCGAAAGGAAAGTACAG AATTGGTCCTGTTCGTCGAGTGCAAGACATAAAAATAACCGCTGAACTGGATGGTTATTCGTTCAGCGAGAAACCAGGTCATGTTGGGCAGATTCTTAGCATGAAGTTAAGCAAACTTACGGTAGTAGTG TCCGACATGGCAACTTCCGAACGTCTAGATGATGTGTTGTTATCAATAGTTGGTGAGAAGGATTATCGCAGTAACACTATGATTGACAAAAACGGGGAGATTAACTTTGTTGGATtg GCACCTGGAGAGTACTTTCTTCGTGCGATACTGCAAGAGTACAAATTTGAACCTTCTACGACAACTATCGCGGTGAAAGAAGGACAACACGAACATATCGAACTAAGAGGAAAACGTGTATCGTTTAG TGTGTTCGGACGTGTGCGAGAAATGTCTGGAGCGGCTGTAGTGGGCGTGATCATCGAAGCGCTGTCAGAACAATGTGATCAACATCAATCTGAGGCGACAACCACTCAGGATGGCTCCTACCGTATCCGAGCGTTGAAACCTAGCTGTCAATACAGGGTTTCAATTAAGT ccggCGCAGATGGTGCTGCTGCTCCACACTGTTTCCCCTCACAATTCGAAGTACGAATGACAGCTGAAGATTTAAAGGGACTGGATATGGTAGCTGCACCGTACGACCTAAGTACTGATCTTGCTGTAGAG ATGGAATTCGGCACGATGACCATACCACCTTTGTATCGTCTTTACGTACAACGAGACGGTGAAACAATTACACAGTCAGTAATCCATGCTCCGGTTACTGTATTCTACCTAAACAACCTTCCACGTGATGGTAGAGAGTATTCCGTAAGAGTTGAACCGGATCGGCAACATCAAACATTCCCAGCTAAGACGG TGTTCTTTACAACGGATGCTCCTGTACGAGTAGTACGTATACCAATTACATCATCGAAACGATCCGGAGAAGTAGAAATAAGTGCCGGATCACTGCTGGCGTTACCCttctttggacttttggcaTTGGTGTTCTTTAATCAG GGACGATCTCTGGAACTTTTCCGATCATTCATCTCAATCGTTCGTCCAGCAAGTCCTTCAGTGGAAcgcaaaaagaggaaataa